A region from the Thermanaeromonas sp. C210 genome encodes:
- a CDS encoding ABC transporter permease, whose amino-acid sequence MSRMLKEKIALLLLLLPGAGFILAFFVLPLIATVLSSFGLINFAGESGFTLAHYSELKKDFYSVAFIFSLWIGLGSSFGSLMIALPLCLIIREKVPGKELINSLFKIPLVIPALIATYMLMTVIAPHGLFNLVLLKLNIIDKPLQLIQDKWGIGILLVQIWKNVPFQAVIILAVMESINKELIDAARNLGAGSWSIIRHILIPLSMPGILVALILVFIRAFGGFEIPLLIGPVYPTTIPVLMYRSAMEDGNWGLAGALATVIIVTSILVIAGYNRLSQKVHG is encoded by the coding sequence ATGTCCAGGATGCTGAAAGAGAAGATAGCCCTTTTACTCCTACTGTTACCCGGCGCGGGGTTTATCCTAGCCTTCTTCGTCCTGCCCTTAATAGCAACTGTTTTGTCCAGTTTTGGCCTCATAAACTTTGCGGGAGAAAGTGGTTTTACCCTTGCTCATTATAGTGAGCTGAAAAAGGACTTTTATTCTGTGGCCTTTATTTTCTCACTATGGATCGGCCTCGGGTCTTCCTTTGGTTCTCTTATGATAGCCCTGCCGCTATGCTTAATAATACGGGAAAAAGTCCCGGGCAAAGAGCTTATTAATAGTCTCTTCAAGATCCCTTTAGTAATACCTGCTTTAATTGCCACTTATATGCTTATGACTGTCATAGCTCCCCACGGTCTCTTTAACCTTGTTCTCTTAAAACTCAACATTATAGATAAGCCCCTACAGTTGATCCAGGATAAATGGGGCATCGGGATACTGTTAGTTCAAATTTGGAAGAATGTCCCGTTTCAGGCCGTCATCATTTTAGCGGTAATGGAAAGTATCAACAAGGAACTGATAGATGCGGCGCGGAATCTCGGGGCCGGCAGTTGGTCCATCATTCGGCATATACTGATTCCCTTATCAATGCCCGGAATCCTGGTAGCCCTAATTCTCGTTTTTATTCGTGCCTTTGGTGGTTTCGAAATACCCTTGCTTATTGGTCCTGTTTATCCGACAACGATCCCTGTTCTCATGTACAGGAGCGCCATGGAAGATGGGAATTGGGGGCTGGCCGGAGCCCTGGCTACAGTGATCATCGTTACTTCCATATTGGTAATTGCCGGGTACAATCGCTTATCTCAGAAAGTTCACGGCTGA
- a CDS encoding ABC transporter ATP-binding protein, producing the protein MAELKLINISKAFGKIKVINDFSLHVKEGEFLTLLGPSGCGKTTLLRIIAGFVYPDQGDIYFDDQRVNDLPPNRRDTAMVFQSYALFPHMTVKGNISFGLKMKKVPRKIINERLEWAVNLVGLSGLEDRLPRELSGGQQQRVALARALVMHPRILLFDEPLSNLDAKLRERMRIEIRELQQRLGITTVYVTHDQAEALVISDRIAIMRQGYLLQVGAPEEIYKRPNSQFVADFIGLANFIKGTVEEVNEKGCLLETPIGNLKVERISGKIEKGSEVIAYIRPEDIILSPNSATENLFKARVSIRTYMGSITDYHLDIGGTRLRAQQSGEGKFKPEEIVNVYLPPEKCGIVALQGESGLCPGC; encoded by the coding sequence ATGGCAGAGCTCAAGCTGATAAATATTAGCAAGGCCTTTGGTAAAATTAAGGTCATAAATGATTTTTCTTTACATGTAAAGGAGGGGGAGTTTCTCACTCTTCTCGGCCCCTCGGGCTGCGGCAAGACCACCCTCTTACGCATAATTGCGGGATTTGTTTATCCGGATCAAGGGGATATCTACTTCGACGATCAAAGGGTAAACGATTTGCCTCCAAACCGTCGCGATACGGCAATGGTTTTCCAAAGCTATGCCTTATTTCCCCATATGACGGTTAAAGGCAATATATCCTTCGGTCTAAAAATGAAAAAAGTACCCCGCAAGATTATTAACGAACGACTAGAATGGGCCGTGAATCTGGTGGGATTAAGCGGGTTAGAAGACCGCCTTCCCCGGGAATTATCCGGCGGCCAGCAACAGAGGGTGGCTCTGGCCAGGGCTCTGGTTATGCACCCCAGGATCCTCCTTTTTGATGAGCCCTTGAGCAACTTAGATGCTAAGCTCAGGGAAAGGATGCGTATCGAGATTAGGGAACTGCAACAAAGGTTAGGTATTACTACTGTTTACGTCACCCACGATCAGGCAGAAGCGCTAGTTATCTCTGATAGGATAGCCATTATGAGGCAAGGTTACCTCCTACAGGTAGGGGCCCCGGAGGAAATATATAAAAGGCCAAACTCCCAGTTTGTGGCTGACTTTATCGGTTTGGCGAACTTCATAAAGGGAACAGTAGAGGAAGTGAATGAGAAGGGCTGCTTATTAGAGACACCTATAGGCAATCTAAAGGTTGAAAGGATCTCTGGCAAAATTGAAAAAGGAAGCGAAGTTATTGCCTATATACGACCAGAAGACATAATCCTTTCACCGAATAGTGCAACGGAAAATTTGTTTAAAGCTAGGGTGTCCATTCGGACCTACATGGGTAGTATCACGGACTATCACCTGGACATCGGCGGGACGCGGTTAAGGGCACAGCAAAGCGGCGAAGGGAAGTTTAAACCGGAGGAAATAGTCAATGTTTACCTGCCACCTGAAAAATGCGGAATTGTGGCATTGCAGGGGGAGAGCGGCCTATGTCCAGGATGCTGA
- a CDS encoding LacI family DNA-binding transcriptional regulator, which produces MPTIYDVAKAAGVSIATVSRVINGYPFVSEKTREKVLQVMQELNYSPNILAAALMKKVTYTVGLLIPDISNPFFAEITRGAEDAANKFGFNTIICNTDNDSEKETKYINLLLQKSVDGLIFATSEIVNQNILMLKEKKFPMVLIAREVEGSGVDVVLADNVQGAYEGVKYLIELGHRTIAFVGEPLTIKSTQERLAGYEKALKDAGLPIVEHLILTGFKTLEETYKKIKSFYWKTRPSAIFATNDVLAIGVIRGLKELRINIPEDVSIVSFDDTVFASIAEPPLTSVAQPMRQMGQLAIMKLINRIRNKEEAATKIVLPTKLVVRNSTTKFKGT; this is translated from the coding sequence GTGCCGACTATTTATGATGTAGCTAAGGCTGCAGGCGTATCCATAGCTACCGTCTCGCGGGTGATTAACGGTTATCCCTTTGTATCCGAAAAGACCAGGGAAAAAGTGTTGCAAGTTATGCAGGAGCTCAACTACTCCCCCAACATATTGGCGGCTGCCCTGATGAAAAAGGTTACTTACACGGTAGGTTTACTTATACCCGATATCTCCAATCCGTTTTTTGCAGAGATAACTCGTGGAGCAGAAGATGCAGCCAACAAATTTGGCTTTAATACTATTATTTGTAATACAGATAATGATTCCGAAAAAGAAACTAAATATATCAATCTGTTATTACAAAAAAGTGTAGACGGCTTGATTTTTGCTACATCAGAAATAGTGAACCAGAACATTCTTATGTTGAAAGAAAAGAAATTTCCTATGGTATTAATTGCTAGAGAAGTTGAGGGCAGCGGAGTGGATGTAGTGCTAGCCGATAATGTTCAAGGGGCCTACGAAGGTGTGAAGTATTTAATCGAACTAGGCCACCGCACCATTGCCTTCGTAGGGGAGCCTTTAACAATTAAATCCACCCAGGAACGTCTTGCGGGATATGAAAAGGCCCTAAAGGATGCGGGACTTCCGATAGTTGAGCACCTTATCCTTACCGGATTTAAGACCTTAGAAGAGACCTATAAGAAAATAAAAAGTTTTTATTGGAAGACCCGTCCCTCCGCCATTTTCGCAACTAATGATGTCCTGGCCATCGGGGTAATTAGAGGATTGAAGGAATTGAGAATCAACATTCCTGAAGATGTTTCCATCGTGAGTTTTGATGACACCGTTTTTGCCTCTATAGCTGAACCGCCATTAACGAGTGTAGCCCAACCTATGCGGCAAATGGGGCAGCTGGCCATAATGAAGCTGATAAATAGGATCCGCAACAAGGAAGAAGCGGCTACAAAAATCGTTTTACCTACTAAATTGGTTGTCAGGAATTCTACCACCAAGTTTAAAGGAACCTAA
- a CDS encoding PfkB family carbohydrate kinase — MTKNYEVFIIGHISKDEIVFKGAKEELIGGAVIYAGCAAAASGSKIGVLTKVSEQDKGLLDVFNLPKEDIYCVYSSQTTSIRNEYFSEDREKRISTALAVADPFTMEDLPNVAAKIYYFAGLIAGDFQLTMLENLSGQGRIALDAQGILREVEKDGRIVLRDWPLKKKYLPLVDFFKADAVEAEVVTGCSLPHEAARLLHLWGAKEIMITQHGKVLVYDGKSFYSQPLKPRNLSGRTGRGDTCFGSYTARRLRAGIEESLLFASALVSLKMETPGPFRGTTDEVRSYIEQFYN, encoded by the coding sequence GTGACTAAGAATTATGAGGTATTTATCATTGGACATATTTCTAAAGATGAAATCGTGTTTAAAGGTGCGAAGGAGGAACTTATCGGCGGTGCTGTTATATATGCCGGCTGTGCGGCGGCGGCTAGCGGGAGTAAGATAGGGGTGTTAACTAAGGTTTCGGAACAAGATAAGGGCCTGCTGGATGTCTTTAATTTACCCAAAGAGGATATTTATTGTGTATATTCTTCCCAAACAACCTCTATTAGAAATGAATACTTTTCGGAAGATCGAGAAAAGAGAATTTCTACGGCTTTGGCTGTTGCGGATCCTTTTACCATGGAAGACCTGCCGAACGTTGCTGCCAAAATTTATTATTTTGCGGGTTTAATTGCTGGTGATTTTCAACTTACCATGTTAGAGAACTTATCGGGGCAGGGGAGGATTGCCCTGGATGCCCAGGGAATTTTGCGTGAGGTGGAGAAGGATGGGCGTATAGTTCTTCGGGATTGGCCCCTAAAAAAGAAATACTTACCGCTCGTTGATTTCTTTAAGGCGGATGCCGTAGAAGCTGAAGTTGTTACCGGGTGTAGTTTGCCCCATGAAGCGGCGCGGTTGCTTCACTTGTGGGGTGCGAAGGAGATAATGATTACTCAACACGGCAAAGTCTTGGTTTATGACGGCAAAAGTTTTTATTCCCAGCCCTTAAAACCACGGAATTTGTCGGGGCGAACCGGGAGAGGCGATACCTGCTTTGGCAGTTATACAGCCAGGCGGCTAAGAGCGGGGATTGAAGAATCCCTCCTCTTTGCGAGTGCGTTGGTTTCCTTGAAAATGGAGACACCCGGTCCCTTTAGAGGGACAACGGACGAGGTTAGGAGTTACATAGAACAGTTTTACAACTGA